One Benincasa hispida cultivar B227 chromosome 5, ASM972705v1, whole genome shotgun sequence genomic window carries:
- the LOC120077284 gene encoding uncharacterized protein LOC120077284, translating into MGHTLCDMEASINLMPLSIFKKLGIGEAQPTSVTLQLAGRTIKYPEGKIEDVLVKVDNFIFPADFIILDYDTDRDVPIILRRPFLATGKVLIDVHKGELTMRVDNQEVKFNV; encoded by the coding sequence ATGGGACATACGTTGTGTGATATGGAAGCAAGCATTAACCTCATGCCACTctcaatcttcaagaaattgggAATTGGTGAAGCACAACCCACTTCTGTAACTCTTCAACTCGCTGGCAGGACGATCAAGTACcctgaaggaaagattgaagatgttctgGTAAAAGTTGACAACTTCATATTCCCAGCGGATTTCATCATCCTAGACTATGACACAGACAGGGATGTACCAATTATTCTTAGACGACCCTTTCTAGCCACTGGGAAAGTATTAATAGACGTGCATAAGGGAGAATTAACCATGCGTGTAGACAATCAGGAAGTGAAGTTTAATGTGTGA